A stretch of Caenorhabditis elegans chromosome IV DNA encodes these proteins:
- the F21D5.9 gene encoding C2H2-type domain-containing protein (Confirmed by transcript evidence), which produces MADGPMAKKFRIWNPAVSEVSENREDPGTNLQTQDEESPDETPLDCTSKTAQIQFPQVFQNYLQLAPLMIRLQQQRQMEEFARRQFISTLCHASPAPITVPLPRVQQPRATTSTSSSSSTSSSSGVTVPSTMNNPLVANALGSSLVNENCCAVCGAVFRLTGDLVQHMRNNHRKSKFKRKSDLRQ; this is translated from the exons ATGGCAGATGGTCCAATggcaaaaaagtttcgaatcTGGAATCCCGCAGTTTCAGAAGTGTCTGAAAACCGGGAAGATCCTGGAACAAACCTACAGACTCAAGATGAAGAATCTCCAGACGAGACACCTCTTGATTGCACTTCCAAGACTGCACAAATTCAGTTTCCCCAAGTTTTTCAA aattatctTCAACTTGCACCCCTAATGATTCGCCTTCAACAACAACGtcaaatggaagagtttgcacGCCGCCAATTCATTTCCACATTATGCCATGCTTCACCAGCACCGATTACTGTACCTCTTCCACGTGTCCAGCAACCCCGTGCAACCACATCAACCAGTTCCTCCTCTTCCACGTCATCAAGCTCTGGGGTTACTGTACCTTCTACAATGAACAATCCACTTGTGGCTAATGCTCTTGGCAGTTCTTTGgttaatgaaaattgttgtgCTGTATGTGGAGCAGTTTTCAG aCTGACTGGTGACTTAGTACAACATATGCGTAACAATCATCGAAAGAGCAAGTTCAAGAGAAAATCGGATCTTCGTCAATAA
- the pgm-3 gene encoding Phosphoacetylglucosamine mutase (Confirmed by transcript evidence) has protein sequence MDLTVPVEYSRAGNTTHSGNVHAIQDDEKFSYGTAGFRFKSEKLPFIVFRCAYVASLRARQLNSAIGVMITASHNPSCDNGVKLVDPSGDMLNEQWEIYATEVVNATDAELPAAVRALEKQISVGKTQLSRVVCGMDTRCSGPCLMNAARAGAALFNVQFDDIGVVSTPMLHYAVKAFNEPKFAEPTHDGYYSAIADSFKKLYEITEEPKDSRYQPKVIVDCANGVGAPRFRNLLERIPSSLLEVEFRNESEELNQGCGADFVKISQKLPANFSPTAAEPKCASFDGDADRLMYFRAKASENSESNDAELFDGDKIAVLIVTYIREQLKDYENSTPMERLRLGIVQTAYANGSSTRYIREKLGIEPIIVPTGVKHLHEAASEFDIGIYFEANGHGTVVFSEIFDRIIRRTPTESLPLRRLALFSRVINETVGDAFADLLAVEAVLRHYGWSMDDWAEKLYRDVPNVQIKVPVIDRSIFKTTNAEQTLVKPVGIQKMIDTDVAKYNNSRAFIRPSGTENIVRVYAEADTVENTLQLGKSLEQVVLNLCNSN, from the exons atggatCTCACTGTTCCAGTTGAATATTCACGTGCCGGTAACACAACTCACAGCGGTAATGTGCATGCCATTCAAGACGATGAGAAATTCTCGTATG GAACTGCTGGATTCCGATTCAAGTCCGAGAAGCTTCCATTCATCGTCTTCCGGTGTGCTTACGTTGCGAGTCTTCGTGCGCGGCAGCTCAACTCAGCTATCGGAGTGATGATTACAGCTTCACACAATCCATCATGTGACAATGGTGTGAAATTAGTGGATCCAAGTGGCGATATGCTCAATGAGCAGTGGGAG ATATACGCGACTGAAGTTGTGAATGCTACTGATGCCGAGCTCCCAGCCGCAGTTCGAGctcttgaaaaacaaatttcagtcGGAAAGACCCAACTTTCCCGTGTCGTTTGTGGTATGGACACACGTTGCTCTGGTCCTTGTCTGATGAATGCAGCAAGAGCCGGTGCAGCGTTATTCAATGTACAATTCGATGATATCGGTGTTGTGTCGACTCCAATGCTTCATTATGCTGTCAAGGCATTCAACGAGCCAAAATTCGCAGAGCCAACTCACGATGGATATTATTCTGCAATCGCCGATTCGTTCAAGAAGCTGTATGAAATAACTGAGGAACCCAAAGACTCGAG ATATCAACCAAAAGTCATTGTCGATTGCGCAAACGGAGTCGGTGCTCCACGGTTCAGAAATCTTCTTGAGCGAATCCCATCATCACTTCTGGAAGttgaatttcgtaatgaatcGGAAGAACTGAATCAGGGATGTGGTGCCGATTTCGTTAAGATTTCGCAAAAGTTACCAGCAAACTTCTCACCGACAGCAGCAGAACCAAAATGTGCTTCATTTGATGGAGATGCCGATCGCTTGATGTACTTCCGTGCAAAGGCTTCAGAAAATTCGGAATCAAACGATGCTGAGCTGTTCGACGGTGACAAAATTGCAGTTCTGATTGTCACATACATTCGGGAGCAACTGAAG GATTACGAAAATTCCACTCCGATGGAACGTCTCCGCCTTGGTATTGTTCAAACAGCATATGCGAATGGAAGTTCAACACGCTACATTCGTGAAAAGTTGGGTATTGAGCCAATTATTGTACCTACTGGAGTCAAGCATCTGCATGAAGCTGCTTCTGAGTTCGACATTGGAATTTATTTCGAGGCCAACGGACACGGAACTGTTGTTTTCAGCGAGATTTTCGACCGCATCATCAGAAG AACTCCAACTGAATCATTACCTCTCCGTCGTCTAGCACTTTTCTCCCGTGTCATCAATGAAACTGTTGGGGATGCTTTTGCAGATTTGCTTGCCGTGGAAGCTGTTCTCCGTCACTATGGATGGTCTATGGATGACTGGGCCGAAAAACTGTATCGAGATGTTCCGAATGTGCAGATCAAAGTTCCAGTTATTGAtcgttccattttcaaaacgaCGAACGCCGAGCAAACTCTTGTGAAACCtgttggaattcaaaaaatgattgataCGGATGTTGCAAAGTACAATAATTCGAGAGCTTTCATCAG ACCATCTGGCACCGAGAACATTGTTCGCGTATACGCTGAAGCGGATACTGTTGAAAATACATTGCAACTCGGAAAATCTCTCGAACAAGTCGTTCTCAACCTTTGCAACTCGAactga
- the otub-3 gene encoding OTU domain-containing protein (Confirmed by transcript evidence), which yields MSSDGEQDEENPILARHRREKKELRGKILAKKKAAKCGNKQMQKEAGAECEKMEKEMDERHKKELEEAKKPEESEAVPAENPEASTLSPPSPNPEGSDNDGEGPSSSAFYKTVKISNKAAKKQDKKKKTADKMKAAEAADKEAGKNQLSDRQMEKAAVKEMLAEDHMKMIDIPADGDCMYNAISHQLQEEGIEISVRKLRKRCGTYMREHSEDFRPFIEDMANMDSDSSWATYLGGVENVAEIGGVWGGELELKACSMIFEKTIVVYKQYGGRHTIGEEYSSPKDRALRVVFLRHAYSLGEHYNSTCPY from the exons atgtCGTCGGATGGTGAGCAGGATGAAGAAAATCCGATCCTAGCACGGCATCGGCGTGAAAAGAAAGAGTTGAGAG GAAAAATATTGGCAAAGAAGAAGGCGGCAAAATGCGGGAATAAGCAAATGCAAAAAGAGGCCGGTGCTGAG TgcgagaaaatggaaaaagaaatggaTGAACGTCACAAAAAGGAGCTCGAAGAAGCAAAGAAGCCAGAAGAATCGGAAGCCGTTCCTGCTGAAAATCCAGAAGCTTCTACATTATCACCACCTTCACCAAATCCAGAAGGATCGGATAATGATGGAGAAGGACCATCGTCGTCGGCATTCTACAAAACTGTGAAGATTTCAAACAAAGctgcaaaaaaacaagataaaaaaaagaaaaccgcTGACAAAATGAAGGCTGCCGAAGCAGCCGATAAGGAAGCgggaaaaaatcaactttcgGATAGACAAATGGAGAAAGCAGCTGTTAAAGAG ATGCTCGCAGAAGATCACATGAAAATGATCGATATTCCAGCAGATGGTGATTGTATGTACAATGCAATTTCTCATCAACTTCAAGAAGAAGGAATCGAGATTTCTGTACGAAAACTTCGCAAGAGATGTGGTACTTATATGCGTGAGCACAGCGAAGATTTTCGGCCTTTCATTGAGGATATGGCAAATATGGATAGTGATTCTTCATGGGCAACATATCTCGGTGGAGTTGAAAATGTCGCTGAAATTGGTGGAGTATGGGGTGGAGAACTCGAGTTGAAGGCGTGTTCCATGATTTTTGAGAAGACTATTGTG gtctACAAACAATACGGTGGCCGTCACACAATTGGCGAGGAATACT
- the otub-3 gene encoding OTU domain-containing protein (Partially confirmed by transcript evidence) — translation MSGTPKRNRTYLAPDDEHTPTKKRESSPKSRQSKSTSPLDRLKQLPGKILAKKKAAKCGNKQMQKEAGAECEKMEKEMDERHKKELEEAKKPEESEAVPAENPEASTLSPPSPNPEGSDNDGEGPSSSAFYKTVKISNKAAKKQDKKKKTADKMKAAEAADKEAGKNQLSDRQMEKAAVKEMLAEDHMKMIDIPADGDCMYNAISHQLQEEGIEISVRKLRKRCGTYMREHSEDFRPFIEDMANMDSDSSWATYLGGVENVAEIGGVWGGELELKACSMIFEKTIVVYKQYGGRHTIGEEYSSPKDRALRVVFLRHAYSLGEHYNSTCPY, via the exons ATGTCGGGCACACCAAAACGAAACAGAACCTATTTGGCCCCGGATGATGAACATACTCCCACTAAAAAGAGGGAATCATCACCAAAATCACGCCAGTCGAAATCCACGTCACCACTCGATCGATTAAAACAACTTCCAGGAAAAATATTGGCAAAGAAGAAGGCGGCAAAATGCGGGAATAAGCAAATGCAAAAAGAGGCCGGTGCTGAG TgcgagaaaatggaaaaagaaatggaTGAACGTCACAAAAAGGAGCTCGAAGAAGCAAAGAAGCCAGAAGAATCGGAAGCCGTTCCTGCTGAAAATCCAGAAGCTTCTACATTATCACCACCTTCACCAAATCCAGAAGGATCGGATAATGATGGAGAAGGACCATCGTCGTCGGCATTCTACAAAACTGTGAAGATTTCAAACAAAGctgcaaaaaaacaagataaaaaaaagaaaaccgcTGACAAAATGAAGGCTGCCGAAGCAGCCGATAAGGAAGCgggaaaaaatcaactttcgGATAGACAAATGGAGAAAGCAGCTGTTAAAGAG ATGCTCGCAGAAGATCACATGAAAATGATCGATATTCCAGCAGATGGTGATTGTATGTACAATGCAATTTCTCATCAACTTCAAGAAGAAGGAATCGAGATTTCTGTACGAAAACTTCGCAAGAGATGTGGTACTTATATGCGTGAGCACAGCGAAGATTTTCGGCCTTTCATTGAGGATATGGCAAATATGGATAGTGATTCTTCATGGGCAACATATCTCGGTGGAGTTGAAAATGTCGCTGAAATTGGTGGAGTATGGGGTGGAGAACTCGAGTTGAAGGCGTGTTCCATGATTTTTGAGAAGACTATTGTG gtctACAAACAATACGGTGGCCGTCACACAATTGGCGAGGAATACT